From the genome of Bacteroides sp. MSB163, one region includes:
- a CDS encoding glycoside hydrolase family 97 protein, which produces MNKYSIKRLLGVCLSLALLAACTNGERTETLQSPDGQLSLTTGVKNGKAYYSLARGTEALIHPSNLGFTLKDGPLNGDFRVKDVKRTSSDETWMQPWGEEIEVRNHYNELTLNLEERSGLRRNLSVVFRLFDDGLGFRYFFPEQENLKEFVIMDEETEYALPWDARTWSIPTNGSKYYEGVYTAAPISRKDTVSTPITLEVNDSLYMTLHEANLTDYASLNLTPKGEGKPAVTIRTALTPWSTGEKVFATAPFVTPWRTIIVARKPGDLILSRLMLNLNEPCRIEDTSWIEPGRYIGIWWGMHMEKYTWAQGPKHGATTANTMRYIDFAARHGFSGVLVEGWNYGWDGDWTRDGDKFSFTRAYPDYDLKKLADYARQKGLRLIAHNETGGAATNYEQQLDSAYTLYRSLGINAVKTGYVNSMLDHKELQHSQYGIRHYRKVIETAARYGIMVDNHEPAMPSGLQRTYPNLMTQEGVRGQEYDAWSADGGNQPEHTCIIPFTRGLAGPMDFTPGTFNFTNPVYPGTRVQTTIAKQLALSVVLFSPLQMASDMIENYEGRPEFSFITSCPTTWAKTVVPDAKIGEYVVIARKDRNSENWFVGCITNRESREIKLPLDFLDADASYKATLYRDSKDADYENNPYPVVISEQEVNAGTVLNLPLARGGGAAIRIEKI; this is translated from the coding sequence ATGAATAAATATAGCATAAAAAGATTACTCGGCGTATGCCTGTCCCTCGCATTGCTGGCAGCCTGCACCAACGGAGAACGGACAGAAACGTTACAGTCGCCCGACGGACAACTCAGCCTGACTACCGGGGTGAAGAACGGAAAGGCTTACTACTCGCTGGCGCGGGGCACCGAAGCACTTATCCATCCCTCAAACCTGGGATTCACTCTGAAAGACGGCCCCCTGAACGGAGACTTTCGTGTGAAGGATGTGAAACGGACGTCCTCCGATGAAACCTGGATGCAGCCCTGGGGTGAAGAGATTGAAGTACGCAACCACTACAACGAACTGACACTGAATCTGGAAGAACGCAGCGGACTCCGGCGCAACCTTTCCGTTGTCTTCCGCCTCTTCGATGACGGACTGGGTTTCCGTTATTTCTTCCCCGAACAGGAAAACCTGAAAGAGTTTGTCATCATGGACGAGGAGACGGAATACGCATTGCCCTGGGATGCCCGTACATGGAGTATTCCGACAAACGGCTCCAAGTATTACGAGGGTGTTTACACCGCCGCTCCCATCAGCCGGAAAGATACCGTCTCCACTCCCATCACCCTGGAAGTGAACGACAGTCTTTACATGACGCTGCATGAGGCGAATCTGACGGACTATGCCAGCCTGAATCTGACGCCGAAGGGAGAAGGGAAGCCTGCTGTAACCATTCGCACAGCCCTCACGCCGTGGAGTACCGGTGAAAAGGTATTCGCCACCGCCCCTTTCGTCACCCCCTGGCGCACGATTATCGTCGCGCGTAAACCCGGTGACCTGATCCTCTCCCGCCTGATGCTGAACCTGAATGAGCCGTGCCGGATAGAAGATACCTCCTGGATAGAACCGGGACGCTACATCGGCATCTGGTGGGGTATGCACATGGAGAAATATACCTGGGCACAAGGCCCCAAACACGGTGCCACCACTGCCAACACCATGCGCTACATCGACTTCGCCGCCCGTCATGGTTTCAGCGGAGTACTGGTAGAAGGCTGGAACTACGGCTGGGACGGTGACTGGACACGTGATGGCGACAAATTCAGTTTCACCCGTGCCTATCCCGACTACGACCTGAAAAAGCTGGCCGACTACGCCCGTCAGAAAGGCCTCCGCCTCATCGCTCACAACGAAACAGGCGGTGCCGCCACCAACTACGAACAACAGTTGGACAGTGCCTATACCCTCTACCGCTCACTCGGTATCAATGCCGTAAAGACGGGATACGTCAACTCCATGCTCGACCATAAAGAGTTGCAACACAGCCAGTACGGTATACGCCATTACCGCAAGGTCATTGAGACGGCCGCCCGCTACGGCATCATGGTCGATAACCACGAGCCCGCCATGCCCAGCGGCCTGCAACGCACCTACCCCAACCTGATGACCCAGGAAGGAGTACGCGGACAGGAATATGATGCCTGGTCCGCCGATGGCGGCAACCAACCCGAACATACCTGCATCATCCCCTTCACCCGCGGACTTGCCGGACCGATGGACTTCACACCGGGAACGTTCAACTTCACCAACCCTGTCTATCCGGGCACACGGGTACAGACCACGATTGCCAAACAACTGGCTCTAAGCGTAGTTCTGTTCAGCCCGTTGCAAATGGCATCGGATATGATAGAGAATTATGAAGGAAGACCGGAGTTCTCATTCATCACCTCCTGTCCCACCACCTGGGCAAAGACGGTGGTGCCCGACGCAAAGATAGGCGAATATGTAGTCATTGCCCGCAAAGACCGCAACAGCGAAAACTGGTTCGTGGGTTGTATCACCAATCGGGAATCACGGGAAATAAAGTTACCCTTGGATTTCCTTGATGCCGATGCGTCCTACAAGGCTACGCTCTACCGCGACAGCAAGGATGCGGACTACGAAAACAATCCTTATCCGGTAGTCATCAGTGAGCAGGAAGTAAATGCCGGCACAGTGCTGAATCTCCCTCTTGCACGGGGCGGAGGAGCCGCCATACGGATAGAGAAGATATAA
- a CDS encoding RagB/SusD family nutrient uptake outer membrane protein: MNKKLISALLGASLMLGACTDLNETLYDKVSMDDYGQTSNEVQTIVAGAYATLRGYGADTDEGNGANCYPTCEYVFFLSACASDEACIPTRGTDWYDGGRYQQVQYHTWDAQNQMILSAWRYPFIGISKINAIIYQVDQSELTEAAKDKVKAELRGLRAYYYYQLLDQFGAVPITTDFTASGLPQKSSRQEVFNFVEKELTDIMELLPSGVQYARFTQNVANTLLARLYLNAEVYTGTPRWQDCLDACEKVSGYALTANYFDSFKIVNETSSEIIFAIPYDHKQGTVGNYLASMTYHYNQKKAFTADESYPWCGNGICAQPGLYSSFDETDVRRGSLLIGQQKSAKDGSDVLMDDGEPLNYTEEIENYEKAKQNEGARLDKYEWSSTDIWERDNDWVLMRYAEVLMMKAEANFRLGFTATALPFVNQLRVRAGLAELTALTENDLDKEWQHEFVFEGLRRTTNIRFGTFFKPWWNKGETPKYRGVFPIPAEELAKNPNLEQNPDYK, encoded by the coding sequence ATGAATAAAAAACTAATATCAGCTTTACTCGGCGCATCGTTGATGCTCGGTGCATGTACCGACCTGAACGAGACCTTATATGATAAAGTTTCCATGGACGACTATGGACAGACTTCCAATGAAGTGCAGACCATCGTTGCAGGCGCTTACGCCACCCTGCGCGGTTATGGTGCCGACACCGACGAAGGTAACGGAGCCAACTGTTACCCCACTTGCGAATATGTATTCTTTCTGAGTGCCTGTGCCTCTGATGAAGCCTGCATCCCTACCCGCGGCACGGACTGGTATGACGGCGGACGTTACCAACAGGTGCAATATCACACCTGGGATGCACAGAACCAGATGATTCTGAGTGCCTGGCGTTATCCCTTCATCGGAATCTCCAAAATCAATGCCATCATCTATCAAGTGGACCAGTCGGAACTGACCGAAGCAGCCAAAGACAAGGTGAAAGCTGAATTGCGCGGCTTGCGTGCTTACTATTATTATCAGTTGCTCGACCAGTTCGGTGCCGTACCCATCACAACGGACTTCACCGCATCGGGATTACCTCAGAAATCCAGCCGCCAGGAAGTATTCAACTTCGTGGAAAAGGAACTGACCGATATTATGGAACTTCTCCCCTCAGGCGTACAGTATGCCCGATTCACCCAGAATGTGGCAAACACTTTGCTTGCCCGCCTCTATCTGAATGCGGAAGTATACACCGGCACTCCGCGCTGGCAGGACTGCCTGGATGCCTGCGAGAAGGTAAGCGGTTATGCGTTGACTGCCAACTATTTCGACAGCTTCAAAATAGTAAATGAAACATCGTCCGAAATCATCTTCGCCATTCCTTACGACCACAAACAGGGAACGGTAGGCAATTATCTGGCATCCATGACTTACCACTACAACCAGAAGAAGGCATTCACAGCCGATGAGTCTTATCCCTGGTGCGGTAACGGCATCTGTGCACAACCGGGACTTTACTCCTCGTTCGATGAAACGGATGTGCGCCGGGGTTCGCTCCTGATCGGCCAGCAAAAAAGTGCCAAAGACGGCAGCGACGTATTAATGGATGATGGCGAACCGCTGAACTACACCGAAGAGATAGAGAATTATGAGAAAGCGAAACAGAACGAGGGAGCCCGTCTGGATAAATATGAATGGAGCTCAACGGACATCTGGGAACGTGACAACGACTGGGTATTGATGCGTTACGCCGAAGTACTGATGATGAAAGCGGAGGCTAACTTCCGCCTGGGCTTTACGGCAACCGCACTGCCTTTTGTCAATCAGCTCCGCGTCCGTGCCGGTTTAGCCGAACTGACCGCTTTGACAGAGAACGACCTGGATAAAGAATGGCAGCACGAATTTGTATTCGAAGGGCTGCGCCGCACAACGAATATCCGCTTCGGAACTTTCTTCAAGCCCTGGTGGAATAAAGGGGAAACACCCAAATACAGAGGTGTATTTCCTATCCCGGCCGAGGAACTGGCAAAGAACCCGAATTTGGAACAGAATCCGGATTATAAGTAA
- a CDS encoding glycoside hydrolase family 71/99-like protein translates to MKRITSICFLLAALLTGGACSNGNDDSGNGGGKELPGALNPVTVTKTNPMKVYAHYMPWFETPATNNDKWGQHWTMATCNPDRQNSNGRREIAAHYYPQIGPYASSDAVVLNYHALLMKYSGIDGVMIDWYGIQDKHDYAANKRNTEELVKAVERVGLDFAIVYEDATLSDLSDAGKVTQAQADLKYLESQFFKKSNYIRVNNQPLLMIFGPQQVSTPKEWTTIFSALEAKPAFVVLNGFSGKANNSLEQNAIGEFLWVNPAPNYSDTGNFGCYIGGAMPGFHDYYREGGWGDGYTTYDAENGALFNRQLDAARKAGLKYLQISTWNDFGEGTTIEPTLEYGNRYLTALQQFTGISYQEKALQEIYRWYTLKLKYTNDKDKASKYLTQAFYYFISLQPDKAGELMDELE, encoded by the coding sequence ATGAAGCGAATTACATCTATATGTTTCCTGCTTGCAGCCCTCCTCACCGGGGGGGCTTGCAGCAACGGGAATGATGATTCCGGCAACGGCGGCGGCAAGGAATTGCCCGGAGCGCTCAACCCGGTAACCGTCACCAAAACCAACCCGATGAAGGTATATGCCCACTACATGCCCTGGTTTGAGACTCCTGCAACCAACAATGATAAGTGGGGGCAACACTGGACTATGGCTACCTGTAACCCCGATCGTCAGAATTCCAATGGCCGACGTGAGATTGCCGCCCACTACTATCCGCAGATAGGACCGTATGCATCCAGCGATGCAGTCGTACTGAATTATCACGCCCTCCTGATGAAGTATTCCGGCATAGACGGAGTAATGATCGACTGGTACGGCATCCAGGACAAACATGACTACGCCGCCAACAAGCGAAATACGGAAGAGCTGGTGAAAGCCGTCGAACGCGTCGGCCTCGACTTTGCCATCGTTTATGAAGATGCAACCCTGAGCGACCTGAGTGATGCCGGCAAAGTGACGCAAGCCCAAGCCGACCTGAAGTACCTGGAAAGCCAATTCTTCAAGAAGAGTAATTATATCCGGGTAAACAACCAACCGCTCCTGATGATCTTCGGCCCGCAGCAAGTGAGCACTCCCAAAGAGTGGACAACCATCTTCAGTGCCCTCGAAGCAAAGCCCGCCTTCGTGGTACTGAACGGATTTTCCGGCAAAGCGAACAACAGCCTGGAACAAAATGCCATCGGTGAGTTCCTTTGGGTAAATCCCGCTCCCAACTACTCCGATACCGGAAACTTCGGTTGCTACATCGGCGGAGCCATGCCCGGCTTTCACGACTATTACCGGGAAGGCGGCTGGGGCGATGGCTACACCACCTACGATGCAGAAAACGGCGCCCTCTTCAACCGCCAGCTGGATGCCGCCCGAAAAGCAGGGTTGAAGTATCTCCAGATAAGCACCTGGAATGACTTCGGCGAAGGCACCACCATAGAGCCCACCCTGGAATACGGCAACCGTTATCTGACCGCCTTGCAGCAATTCACCGGTATCTCTTATCAGGAGAAAGCGTTACAGGAAATATACCGCTGGTACACACTGAAGCTGAAATACACCAACGATAAGGATAAGGCTTCCAAATATCTGACGCAGGCTTTCTACTACTTCATCTCCCTGCAACCGGACAAGGCCGGAGAACTGATGGACGAATTAGAATAA